Proteins encoded by one window of Massilia sp. NR 4-1:
- a CDS encoding glutathione S-transferase family protein produces MLTFYTANTPNGHKIAIALQELELPHETRRVDLNAGEQHRAPFSEMSPNHKIPLLVDGGQAIFESGAILIHLADKVGRLLPAQGEERSRVLQWLFLQVAHIGPMLGQLWYFRHGTQEHNAQALERYEREVCRLYGVMEAQLQRSEWLADAQYSIADVATFPWLRSYHELGLDIAAWPAVQAWLARIEQRPAVLRALAAQQGA; encoded by the coding sequence ATGCTGACCTTCTACACCGCCAACACGCCCAACGGCCACAAGATCGCCATCGCCCTGCAGGAGCTGGAACTGCCGCATGAAACGCGGCGCGTCGATCTGAACGCGGGCGAGCAGCATCGCGCGCCGTTCAGCGAGATGAGCCCCAACCACAAGATTCCGCTGCTGGTCGATGGCGGGCAGGCCATCTTCGAATCGGGCGCGATCCTGATCCACCTGGCCGACAAGGTGGGGCGCCTGCTGCCGGCGCAAGGCGAAGAGCGTAGCCGCGTCCTGCAATGGCTGTTCCTGCAGGTGGCCCATATTGGCCCGATGCTGGGCCAGCTCTGGTACTTCCGCCACGGCACCCAGGAACACAATGCCCAGGCGCTGGAACGCTATGAGCGCGAAGTGTGCCGCCTGTACGGCGTGATGGAGGCGCAGTTGCAGCGCAGTGAATGGCTGGCCGACGCGCAGTACTCGATCGCCGACGTCGCCACCTTCCCCTGGCTGCGCAGCTATCATGAACTGGGCCTCGACATCGCCGCCTGGCCGGCGGTGCAAGCCTGGCTGGCGCGCATCGAACAGCGCCCCGCCGTGCTGCGCGCGCTGGCCGCGCAGCAAGGAGCATGA
- a CDS encoding multidrug efflux SMR transporter: MAWLLLLAAALVDIAMAVALKYADGWTRLWPSVLGLACANGAIVLLTLALRQLPVGTAFAIFTGIGAAGAAALGILLYGESAAPLRLLLIAAIILAIAGLKLTQP; this comes from the coding sequence GTGGCCTGGCTCCTGTTGCTGGCCGCCGCCCTGGTCGACATCGCCATGGCCGTCGCGCTCAAATACGCCGATGGCTGGACCCGGCTTTGGCCCAGCGTCCTGGGCCTGGCCTGTGCCAATGGCGCCATCGTGCTGCTGACGTTGGCGCTGCGCCAGCTCCCGGTCGGCACCGCCTTCGCCATCTTCACCGGCATCGGCGCGGCGGGCGCGGCCGCCCTCGGCATCCTGCTGTATGGCGAAAGCGCCGCCCCGCTGCGCCTGCTGCTGATCGCCGCCATCATTCTCGCCATCGCCGGCCTCAAGCTCACCCAGCCCTGA
- a CDS encoding S46 family peptidase: MKKTLIALAVLSTASAAYADEGMWMPQQLPQVAKDLKAAGLKLDPASLTKLTEFPMGAIVSLGGCSASFVSPQGLVVTNHHCVYNSVAQNSRPERDLLANGFVARSLKEELPAAPGSRIFVTTEVLNVTDKVVTAEVAKLSGKQRSDAIEKNQKAIVAECEKDAGHRCTVSSFYGGLEFYKIKQLEIRDVRLVHAPPAGVGKFGGDTDNWMWPRHTGDYGFYRAYVSKDGKAADYSEDNVPYVPKHHLKLAKEGVKEGDFVMVLGYPGRTNRHRLPSEVAYTFDWNYPAFVKASGENLAIIARETKDDKDSALKYAGQVASINNYYKNRQGMLNSYAGSDFLARKTAQQNELKAWVNGNPQRQKEFGADIERVEKLIAQRDAETKRDFNLSYGQPRLLSSARSLYRLANETQKPDAERKAGYQVRDLPRFKSSVAGLVRTYDEKVDKALVLHHLKNYLAQPAAEHNASFNAALGLKAGMSEAELKAAIDTLYAGSKLGDAKERAAWLDKSPADFKASNDSFIKAAVAMYEEGLKEEAKDEELAGNIQQAYGSYMKAKIAFMKTKGQAVYPDANSTLRVTFGKIAGRDHGADGTTWTAFTTVNGVAAKATGEGEFNAPKAQLEAIKNKDFGKFVDPKLKTVPVNFLATLDITGGNSGSAALNAKAELVGLAFDGTLDSIISDWDFNKANTRDIQVDLRYMLWNMKHIDKANNLLKEMSAE, translated from the coding sequence ATGAAAAAAACACTGATCGCGCTCGCAGTCCTGAGCACCGCTTCCGCCGCCTATGCCGACGAAGGCATGTGGATGCCGCAACAGCTGCCCCAGGTCGCCAAGGATCTGAAAGCCGCCGGCCTGAAACTGGACCCGGCGTCCCTGACCAAGCTGACCGAGTTCCCGATGGGCGCCATCGTCAGCCTGGGCGGCTGCTCGGCCTCCTTCGTTTCGCCGCAAGGCCTGGTGGTGACCAACCACCATTGCGTGTACAACAGCGTGGCGCAGAACTCCCGTCCTGAGCGCGATCTGCTGGCCAACGGCTTCGTAGCCCGCAGCCTGAAAGAAGAGCTGCCGGCCGCACCGGGCAGCCGCATCTTCGTCACCACCGAAGTGCTGAACGTGACCGATAAAGTCGTCACCGCCGAAGTGGCCAAGCTGAGCGGCAAGCAGCGCTCCGACGCCATCGAGAAGAACCAGAAAGCCATCGTGGCCGAGTGCGAAAAAGACGCCGGCCACCGCTGCACCGTATCGTCCTTCTACGGCGGTCTGGAGTTCTACAAGATCAAACAGCTGGAAATCCGCGACGTGCGCCTGGTGCACGCGCCACCGGCCGGCGTGGGCAAATTCGGCGGCGACACCGACAACTGGATGTGGCCGCGCCACACCGGCGACTACGGCTTCTACCGCGCTTACGTGAGCAAGGATGGCAAGGCAGCCGACTACAGCGAAGACAATGTGCCATACGTGCCGAAGCACCACCTGAAACTGGCCAAGGAAGGCGTGAAGGAAGGCGACTTCGTGATGGTGCTGGGCTACCCAGGCCGCACCAACCGCCACCGCCTGCCATCGGAAGTGGCTTACACCTTCGACTGGAACTATCCAGCCTTCGTGAAAGCATCGGGCGAAAACCTGGCGATCATCGCGCGCGAAACCAAGGATGACAAGGACTCCGCCCTGAAATACGCGGGCCAGGTTGCCAGCATCAATAACTACTACAAGAATCGCCAGGGCATGCTGAACTCCTACGCCGGCAGCGACTTCCTGGCGCGCAAAACCGCCCAGCAGAATGAGCTGAAAGCCTGGGTCAACGGCAATCCGCAGCGCCAGAAGGAATTCGGCGCCGATATCGAACGCGTGGAAAAACTGATCGCCCAGCGCGACGCCGAAACCAAGCGCGATTTCAACCTGTCCTACGGCCAGCCACGCCTACTGAGCAGCGCCCGTTCGCTGTACCGCCTGGCGAACGAAACCCAGAAACCGGACGCCGAGCGTAAAGCCGGCTACCAGGTGCGCGACCTGCCGCGCTTCAAGTCCAGCGTTGCGGGCCTGGTGCGTACCTATGACGAGAAAGTGGACAAGGCGCTGGTCCTGCACCACCTGAAAAACTACCTGGCCCAGCCAGCCGCCGAGCATAACGCCTCCTTCAACGCCGCCCTCGGCCTGAAAGCCGGCATGAGCGAAGCGGAACTGAAAGCCGCCATCGACACCCTGTACGCAGGCAGCAAGCTGGGCGACGCCAAAGAGCGCGCCGCCTGGCTGGACAAATCGCCGGCCGACTTCAAGGCCAGCAATGACAGCTTCATCAAAGCCGCCGTCGCCATGTATGAAGAAGGCTTGAAAGAAGAAGCCAAGGACGAGGAACTGGCCGGCAATATCCAGCAAGCCTACGGCAGCTACATGAAAGCGAAGATCGCCTTCATGAAGACCAAGGGCCAGGCCGTGTACCCGGACGCCAACAGCACCCTGCGCGTGACCTTCGGCAAGATCGCCGGCCGCGACCACGGCGCCGACGGCACCACCTGGACCGCCTTCACCACCGTCAACGGCGTGGCCGCCAAAGCCACCGGCGAAGGCGAGTTCAATGCGCCGAAAGCCCAGCTGGAAGCCATCAAGAACAAGGACTTCGGCAAGTTCGTCGATCCTAAGCTGAAGACCGTGCCGGTCAACTTCCTGGCGACCCTGGACATCACCGGCGGCAACTCCGGTTCCGCCGCGCTGAACGCGAAAGCCGAGCTGGTAGGCCTGGCCTTCGACGGCACGCTGGACTCCATCATCTCCGACTGGGACTTCAACAAGGCCAACACCCGCGACATCCAGGTCGACCTGCGCTACATGCTGTGGAATATGAAGCACATCGACAAGGCCAACAACCTGCTGAAGGAAATGAGCGCCGAGTAA
- a CDS encoding GlsB/YeaQ/YmgE family stress response membrane protein, with amino-acid sequence MSLIIWIVVGGILGWLASLVMRTDAQQGLFLNVVVGIIGALLGGWLLSPLFGTGTINADDFSLMSLLVSFLGAVILLAIVNLIFRGRVR; translated from the coding sequence ATGAGCCTCATTATCTGGATTGTTGTAGGCGGCATCCTGGGCTGGCTGGCCAGCCTCGTGATGCGAACCGACGCGCAACAGGGACTGTTCCTGAATGTGGTGGTCGGCATCATCGGCGCCCTGCTGGGCGGCTGGCTGCTGTCGCCCCTGTTTGGCACCGGCACCATCAATGCCGACGATTTCAGCCTGATGTCGCTGCTGGTGTCCTTCCTCGGCGCGGTCATCCTGCTGGCCATCGTCAACCTGATCTTCCGCGGCCGCGTGCGCTGA
- a CDS encoding YceI family protein, translated as MKSKLLIAGLIAAAATGSALADTYNIDPTHTYPSFEADHMGLSVWRGKFGKTTGTVQLDRAAKTGSLDIVIDAASVDFGLESMNAHARKPEMFNVEKFPKVTYQSKSFKFEGDKLVAVNGELTMLGVTKPVTLTVNKFKCIIHPRLKREVCGADASAEFKRTDFGLNYATPAFAPEVKLAIQVEAIKAE; from the coding sequence ATGAAATCCAAGCTTTTGATCGCTGGCCTGATCGCAGCCGCCGCTACCGGTTCCGCCCTCGCAGACACCTATAATATCGACCCGACCCACACCTACCCCAGCTTCGAGGCAGACCATATGGGCCTGTCCGTCTGGCGCGGCAAATTCGGCAAGACCACCGGCACCGTACAGCTGGACCGCGCCGCCAAGACCGGCAGCCTGGATATCGTGATCGACGCCGCCTCCGTCGACTTCGGCCTGGAATCGATGAACGCCCACGCGCGCAAGCCGGAAATGTTCAATGTCGAAAAATTCCCGAAAGTGACCTACCAGAGCAAATCCTTCAAATTCGAAGGCGACAAGCTGGTGGCGGTGAATGGCGAGCTGACCATGCTGGGCGTGACCAAGCCGGTGACGCTGACGGTCAATAAATTCAAATGCATCATCCACCCGCGCCTGAAACGCGAAGTCTGCGGCGCCGACGCCAGCGCCGAATTCAAGCGCACCGACTTCGGTCTGAACTACGCCACGCCGGCCTTTGCGCCGGAAGTGAAACTGGCGATCCAGGTGGAGGCCATCAAGGCCGAATAA
- a CDS encoding YceI family protein, with product MKITQRVLLASLLGVSLVAGAAVLKTDPAKTSVSAVFKQMNVPVESKFKKHNIVIDYNAATPDASKASVEVDTASLDLGEAEMNKEVAKKEWFNSAQFPKATFVSSAIKSAGAGKLNVSGKLSIKGKSADVTFPITVKTEGGKQVFEGALLIKRLAFNIGEGEWKDTGMVADEVTIKFHVVAQ from the coding sequence ATGAAAATCACCCAACGTGTATTGCTCGCCTCCCTGCTGGGCGTGTCGCTGGTGGCTGGCGCCGCCGTGCTCAAGACCGATCCGGCCAAGACCAGCGTGTCGGCCGTGTTCAAGCAGATGAATGTGCCGGTCGAATCCAAGTTCAAGAAGCACAATATCGTCATCGACTATAACGCCGCCACCCCGGACGCCTCCAAAGCCTCGGTCGAAGTGGACACCGCCAGCCTGGATCTGGGCGAAGCGGAAATGAACAAGGAAGTGGCGAAGAAGGAATGGTTCAACTCGGCCCAGTTCCCGAAAGCGACCTTCGTCTCCAGCGCCATCAAGAGCGCCGGTGCCGGCAAGCTGAATGTCAGCGGCAAGCTGTCGATCAAGGGCAAGAGCGCCGACGTCACCTTCCCCATCACCGTCAAGACCGAAGGCGGCAAGCAGGTGTTCGAAGGCGCGCTGCTGATCAAGCGCCTGGCCTTCAATATCGGCGAAGGCGAATGGAAGGACACCGGCATGGTCGCCGACGAAGTCACCATCAAGTTCCACGTTGTAGCCCAATAA
- a CDS encoding cytochrome b: MDRYTKPAILLHWLTALLIIAAFALGVIMTDIPGLTPTKLKYYSWHKWLGITVLALAVIRVLWRKANRPPAPPASMPQWQVKAADATHALLYLLIFAVPVTGYLYTTAAGVPVVYLGLFQIPAAFEPNAEWKPVLKAVHYWLNMLLAGAVALHVGAALKHQFIDRDGVLRRMLP; encoded by the coding sequence ATGGACCGCTACACCAAACCCGCCATCCTGCTGCACTGGCTCACCGCCCTGCTGATCATCGCCGCCTTCGCGCTGGGCGTGATCATGACCGACATTCCCGGCCTGACGCCGACCAAGCTCAAATACTATTCCTGGCATAAATGGCTGGGCATCACCGTGCTCGCCCTGGCCGTGATCCGCGTACTGTGGCGCAAGGCCAACCGCCCGCCCGCGCCGCCGGCCAGCATGCCGCAATGGCAGGTGAAGGCGGCCGACGCCACCCATGCCCTGCTGTATCTCTTGATCTTCGCCGTGCCCGTCACCGGCTATCTGTACACCACGGCGGCCGGCGTGCCGGTGGTCTACCTCGGCCTGTTCCAGATTCCCGCAGCCTTCGAGCCGAACGCCGAATGGAAGCCGGTGCTGAAAGCCGTGCACTACTGGCTGAACATGTTGCTGGCCGGCGCCGTCGCCCTGCACGTAGGCGCCGCCCTGAAGCACCAGTTCATCGACCGCGACGGCGTGCTGCGCCGCATGCTGCCCTGA